The following proteins come from a genomic window of Lycium ferocissimum isolate CSIRO_LF1 chromosome 4, AGI_CSIRO_Lferr_CH_V1, whole genome shotgun sequence:
- the LOC132054017 gene encoding auxin-induced protein 15A-like has protein sequence MGMKKNGLVRKLQKSLQLGKKFSTDDQPERDVPEDVKEGHFAVIATDEDELKRFVVPLSCLTHTLFLRLLEQAAEEYGFDHEGALTLPCSPCEMERILALIYTTA, from the coding sequence ATGGGGATGAAAAAGAATGGGCTAGTGAGGAAACTACAAAAGAGTCTTCAACTAGGGAAGAAATTTTCCACGGACGATCAGCCCGAAAGGGACGTGCCGGAGGACGTGAAGGAAGGGCATTTCGCGGTCATTGCGACGGACGAAGATGAGCTCAAGAGATTTGTAGTTCCATTGAGTTGCTTAACGCACACTTTATTCTTGAGGCTATTGGAACAAGCTGCTGAGGAATATGGTTTTGATCATGAAGGTGCACTTACACTACCATGTAGCCCATGTGAGATGGAGAGAATTTTGGCCCTAATATATACGACTGCTTAG
- the LOC132052760 gene encoding dolichol kinase EVAN-like: protein MATSSFLTGERAVVALFIGWIVFSTPHSLLFESLSLSLLSLLALSVEISVDASSSIPLSHFFNTRPGASSGIFLGAVTLPGLMVSKLVQMSRAVSLNHVGSEELENLQLLYWVTSASCYTVLAYLCFIFYHQSDCKNCVTSRCSLTCIALYFGVCCVSFAVKSHGGWYTAAILLWLFSHGFAAVKLIQNILHTFPACASIGEALLVTVGLVIYFGDMLACTAAKSHGYFTASKVVNVSYGIQRSEVSVIIQGLIIGLLLFPMLFKYVLQILERVSLASSRDSADNHIRRSFVFYISLACVFIIAIPSWMQLVQDFHVHPFLWVLDFVLSEPLKRLSLCIYWLVVIYVSVIRFYNISKSSKIERILLRKYYHLMAVSMFVPALIFQPKFLDLAFGAALAVFLMLEIIRIWRIWPLGQLVHQFMNAFTDHRDTDLLVVSHFSLLLGCALPIWLSSGFNDRPLAPFAGILSLGIGDTMASVVGYKYGVLRWSKTGKKTIEGTAAGITSVLAACSILLPLLATTRYILAQNWFSLLFAVTISGLLEAYTAQLDNAFIPLVFYSLLCL from the exons ATGGCTACGTCGTCGTTTCTCACCGGCGAGAGAGCTGTAGTAGCACTCTTCATTGGTTGGATTGTCTTTTCTACCCCTCATTCCCTTCTCTTCGAATCCCTCTCCCTTTCTCTCCTTTCTCTCCTTGCCCTCTCCGTTGAGATCTCCGTTGATGCCTCTTCTTCAATTCCCCTCTCTCACTTCTTCAATACCAG GCCTGGTGCTTCATCAGGGATATTTTTGGGGGCAGTAACGCTGCCTGGGCTTATGGTGTCGAAGTTAGTTCAAATGTCAAGAGCAGTATCTTTAAATCATGTTGGAAGTGAAG AGCTTGAAAATCTGCAACTACTGTATTGGGTGACATCTGCAAGTTGCTACACTGTGCTGGCTTATCTCTGCTTCATTTTTTACCATCAATCAGACTGCAAGAATTGTGTCACTTCGCGCTGTAGCTTAACTTGTATAGCATTGTATTTTGGAGTCTGCTGTGTGTCTTTTGCTGTGAAATCTCATGGTG GGTGGTATACAGCAGCTATCTTATTGTGGCTATTCTCTCATGGATTTGCAGCAGTAAAATTGATTCAGAATATTCTCCACACTTTTCCAGCATGCGCTTCAATTG gaGAAGCGCTACTGGTTACTGTTGGCCTTGTTATCTATTTTGGTGACATGCTAGCTTGTACTGCTGCTAAG TCCCATGGGTACTTTACTGCATCTAAGGTAGTGAATGTATCATATGGAATCCAAAGAAGTGAAGTTAGTGTCATTATTCAG GGATTGATTATTGGCCTTCTTCTTTTCCCTATGCTGTTCAAATACGTGCTTCAAATTCTAGAGCGGGTCAGCTTGGCATCTTCTAGAGATAGTGCAGATAATCATATAAGGCGATCTTTTGTGTTCTACATTTCCCTCGCATGTGTTTTCATTATAGCTATACCATCATGGATGCAGCTTGTTCAAGATTTTCATGTGCACCCTTTTCTATG GGTATTGGATTTTGTTCTATCAGAACCACTTAAAAGGTTGTCGCTGTGTATCTATTGGTTGGTTGTTATTTATGTATCAGTTATCCGATTTTACAACATATCTAAGAGCAGTAAGATTGAGAGGATTCTTCTTCGAAAATACTACCATTTAATGGCTGTTTCAATGTTTGTTCCTGCTCTCATATTTCAG CCGAAGTTTCTTGATCTGGCTTTTGGTGCAGCTTTGGCTGTTTTCTTGATGTTGGAAATTATACGA ATATGGAGAATCTGGCCCTTGGGACAGCTTGTGCACCAATTTATGAATGCATTTACAGATCATCGTGACACGGATCTTCTTGTTGTCAG CCATTTTTCACTCTTATTAGGATGTGCGCTTCCTATCTGGTTGTCCTCTGGTTTCAATGACCGACCATTAGCCCCTTTTGCTGGGATTTTGAGCCTTGGAATTGGAGATACAATG GCATCAGTGGTTGGATACAAGTATGGGGTCCTCCGCTGGAGCAAAACTGGCA AGAAAACAATTGAAGGCACTGCTGCTGGCATAACATCTGTCCTGGCTGCATGCTCCATTCTACTTCCACTTCTAGCTACAACTAGATACATCTTAGCTCAG AACTGGTTCTCTCTTCTTTTCGCGGTGACAATAAGTGGTCTGTTGGAAGCCTATACTGCCCAGCTGGATAATGCCTTCATACCTCTGGTGTTCTATAGCCTCCTCTGTCTGTGA